A region from the Triticum urartu cultivar G1812 chromosome 1, Tu2.1, whole genome shotgun sequence genome encodes:
- the LOC125511133 gene encoding armadillo repeat-containing protein 7 isoform X1 has protein sequence MFTNAQRQVERTGRGGTPRDQYLQDLVTQFQDSTDEGYKERIVANLSNFAYDPYNYAFMRQLNILELFLDCITEPNERLVEFGVGGICNSCVDPANASVITQCGGIPLVVQCLSSPVKNTVNYALGALYYLCNLSTKNEILKPDVLRIIRDYSAAGAVNSSFSNLANAFLDKHVNS, from the exons ATGTTCACGAACGCGCAGCGCCAGGTCGAGCGCACTGGCCGCGGCGGTACCCCGAGAGACCAGTACCTTCAG GATCTTGTGACCCAGTTCCAGGACTCCACGGATGAAG GGTACAAGGAGAGAATTGTTGCAAACCTGTCAAATTTTGCATATGACCCTTATAACTATGCCTTTATGCGCCAG CTGAATATTCTCGAGTTGTTCTTGGACTGCATTACGGAACCAAATGAAAGGCTTGTTGAGTTCGGCGTTGGTGGAATATGTAATTCATGTGTTG ATCCAGCAAATGCTTCTGTTATTACTCAATGTGGTGGAATCCCGTTGGTTGTACAATGCTTATCTAGCCCAGTTAAGAATACA GTGAATTACGCACTTGGAGCCTTGTACTACTTATGCAACCTGTCGACAAAGAATGAGATATTGAAACCGGATGTACTTAGGATCATAAGAGACTATTCTGCAGCTGGAGCCGTCAACAGCAGCTTCAGCAATCTGGCAAATGCATTTCTGGACAAGCACGTCAACTCGTGA
- the LOC125511133 gene encoding armadillo repeat-containing protein 7 isoform X2, which yields MFTNAQRQVERTGRGGTPRDQYLQDLVTQFQDSTDEGYKERIVANLSNFAYDPYNYAFMRQLNILELFLDCITEPNERLVEFGVGGICNSCVDPANASVITQCGGIPLVVQCLSSPVKNTATLGDV from the exons ATGTTCACGAACGCGCAGCGCCAGGTCGAGCGCACTGGCCGCGGCGGTACCCCGAGAGACCAGTACCTTCAG GATCTTGTGACCCAGTTCCAGGACTCCACGGATGAAG GGTACAAGGAGAGAATTGTTGCAAACCTGTCAAATTTTGCATATGACCCTTATAACTATGCCTTTATGCGCCAG CTGAATATTCTCGAGTTGTTCTTGGACTGCATTACGGAACCAAATGAAAGGCTTGTTGAGTTCGGCGTTGGTGGAATATGTAATTCATGTGTTG ATCCAGCAAATGCTTCTGTTATTACTCAATGTGGTGGAATCCCGTTGGTTGTACAATGCTTATCTAGCCCAGTTAAGAATACA GCTACTTTGGGTGATGTCTAA
- the LOC125511153 gene encoding RING-H2 finger protein ATL80-like produces the protein MAARRLLSALDVRASHLPRPPPPPPSPAQQGASFPMLLPVFLLFVLLLCFLSIFLLRDLLRFFSLWLRRRRRLQSSDADAATGEEGEPAPAPRKPAGLDPAVIASFPTVRFEADAAGSAAPAECAVCLSEFAPGDAVRPLTVCRHAFHAACIDSWLGAHTTCPVCRTDLDAPPNEEIAFAEEHGHSGLTAAAVHEATGHRTTSSPPATDHR, from the coding sequence ATGGCCGCGCGCCGCCTCCTCAGCGCCCTCGACGTCCGCGCCTCGCACCTGCCGaggcctccgccgccgccgccttcacCGGCCCAGCAGGGGGCGTCCTTCCCCATGCTGCTCCCGGTCTTCCTCCTCTTCGTCCTCCTGCTCTGCTTCCTCTCCATCTTCCTCCTCCGCGACCTCCTCCGCTTCTTCTCCCTCtggctccgccgccgccgccgcctccagtCCAGCGACGCGGACGCCGCCACGGGCGAAGAAGGCGAGCCCGCGCCCGCGCCGCGCAAGCCGGCGGGCCTGGACCCCGCCGTCATCGCCTCGTTCCCCACGGTGCGGTTCGAGGCCGACGCCGCCGGCTCCGCGGCGCCGGCGGAGTGCGCGGTCTGCCTGTCCGAGTTCGCGCCCGGCGACGCCGTCCGGCCGCTCACCGTCTGCCGCCACGCCTTCCACGCCGCGTGCATCGACTCGTGGCTCGGCGCGCACACCACGTGTCCGGTCTGCCGCACCGACCTCGACGCGCCGCCCAACGAGGAGATCGCCTTCGCCGAAGAACACGGACACAGTGGCCTCACTGCAGCGGCGGTCCACGAGGCCACTGGACACCGGACAACGTCATCACCTCCGGCAACTGACCACCGGTAA
- the LOC125511144 gene encoding replication factor C subunit 5-like translates to MAIETPPPASPTAWPASPTGRTLSAAFADDRRREARRRAVHLLPGCGRPPQPRSNLVNRVLHRFGAACVPKSTAATPTRTPPLPRRSSVSTPPRPRPSSASTPPTSTQVPARLDQADAERVAARRPLREREDAAAVGREPTPPVSQASAVAATEVVASLASNWRSDTATTVGRGANIWVRVSRKPKSPQVDSPQLSVESTAAAEDQYVWADRYRPSVLGEFICNKAVADELHRMVTERQCNHFIFEGAQAVGKRSMVLALLRDAFGPDNLKIEEITKRIELKGEIAKHIDVKVKISDHHVEVNLADLHGYEKYVITTLLNESIPPPDLICDHANCKVIVVHDADRLSSDLQHYVGWFLGRYAGCNKIIFSCSSSSNLDAVEHLCKVVRLKPPSFDEIIKVLEFIATQEGIDLPRGLASRIAASASNNLRQAIRSFEATWKANYPFTKDQPILTGWEEEIYDVAKKIMEEPSPKQLYLIRRKIRKMIEHNVSPYFIFCHLVNELKRDRDEDFQNSIDELALELNQNEQCKEYKSQDTISDKRAINIEGFAVEGPDQGEAIQCFIKIEEFTVRFMSFYRSLITKNSSRGGVPS, encoded by the exons ATGGCGATCGAGACCCCGCCACCCGCATCCCCGACCGCCTGGCCCGCTTCCCCGACTGGCCGCACCCTCTCCGCGGCCTTCGCCGACGACCGCCGCCGCGAGGCCAGGCGCCGCGCCGTGCACCTCCTCCCGGGCTGCGGCAGGCCGCCGCAGCCGCGCTCCAATCTCGTCAACCGCGTGCTCCACCGCTTCGGCGCCGCCTGCGTCCCTAAGAGCACCGCCGCCACCCCCACCCGGACGCCCCCGCTGCCTCGGCGGTCGTCAGTGTCGACGCCCCCGCGGCCTCGGCCGTCGTCGGCGTCGACGCCGCCCACGTCAACCCAGGTACCGGCACGCCTAGACCAGGCAGACGCGGAGAGAGTCGCTGCCAGGAGGCCTTTGAGGGAGAGAGAGGACGCCGCCGCCGTCGGAAGAGAGCCGACGCCGCCGGTGTCCCAAGCCAGTGCCGTGGCGGCCACCGAAGTGGTTGCCAGCCTTGCGAGCAACTGGAGAAGCGATACCGCCACCACCGTCGGGAGAGGAGCAAACATCTGGGTGAGGGTTTCGCGCAAGCCGAAGTCGCCGCAGGTGGACTCTCCGCAGCTGTCAGTGGAATCAACAGCGGCGGCGGAGGATCAGTACGTGTGGGCGGACAGGTACCGGCCCAGTGTGCTCGGGGAATTCATATGCAACAAGGCCGTCGCCGATGAGCTCCACCGGATG GTGACTGAACGCCAATGCAACCATTTCATATTTGAAGGGGCGCAGGCTGTCGGGAAGAGAAGCATGGTGCTGGCCCTTTTAAGAGATGCTTTTGGTCCTGATAATCTCAAG ATAGAGGAAATCACAAAGAGAATCGAGCTGAAG GGAGAAATCGCCAAACACATTGATGTTAAAGTGAAGATTTCAGATCATCACGTGGAGGTAAACTTGGCTGATTTACATGGCTATGAGAAGTATGTCATAACTACTTTGTTGAATGAGTCAATCCCACCACCGGACTTGATTTGCGATCATGCTAACTGCAAAG TGATTGTGGTCCATGATGCTGATAGGCTTTCGTCTGATCTTCAGCATTATGTCGGTTGGTTTTTGGGGAGGTATGCAGGTTGCAACAAAATTATTTTCAGCTGCTCCAGTTCTTCAAACCTTGATGCCGTTGAACATTTATGCAAGGTTGTCCGACTTAAACCACCTTCATTTGATGAG ATAATCAAGGTTCTAGAGTTCATTGCTACACAAGAAGGCATAGATTTGCCTCGTGGACTTGCCAGTAGAATTGCAGCTAGCGCGAGTAATAATCTCCGACAGGCAATACGCTCTTTTGAAGCTACATGGAAAGCAAA CTATCCATTCACGAAAGACCAGCCCATTTTGACTGGATGGGAGGAGGAAATTTATGATGTTGCCAAAAAAATCATGGAGGAGCCAAGTCCAAAGCA GCTGTATCTCATTCGGCGGAAGATCAGAAAAATGATTGAACATAATGTGTCACCTTATTTCATTTTCTGT CACTTGGTTAATGAACTGAAAAGGGACAGGGATGAAGATTTTCAGAATAGCATCGATGAACTGGCACTGGAGTTGAACCAA AACGAGCAGTGCAAAGAATACAAATCTCAGGACACAATTTCTGACAAAAGAGCTATCAATATAGAAGGTTTCGCTGTTGAAGGCCCGGACCAAGGGGAAGCCATCCAATGCTTCATAAAGATTGAAG AATTCACTGTGAGGTTCATGAGCTTCTACAGATCTTTAATAACGAAGAACTCAAGCAGAGGCGGTGTTCCTTCATGA